Below is a window of Poecile atricapillus isolate bPoeAtr1 chromosome 2, bPoeAtr1.hap1, whole genome shotgun sequence DNA.
CATATTCATCAATACTGACTGCCTCTTTTTAATTGCAGACTTCAGTTATATTTGACATCAAGCTAAAAGGAGAATTTGATGGGTCTACAACCATCCATCAGTTTGTACTTCCACCTCGATCAATACAACCCTATCAAATACCTGCAGCAGGTAGAACCACTATATAATGAATAACTTAACACTTAGCAAGAGTGCTTAAATGTAACAGCTCACATACAGGAGTGCTTCAGGTTTTAGGAAGCTGGTTACTAACACTTCAATTATACATATTTGAGAgggtgaggaaggaagaaggtaAGAAGCAATTGAGCAGAAATTGGTGTTCCAAATATGTGCCAACTACAGAAGAGTTGCTGTTTAAGGTGCATGCTTCCTATAGTACTTTGCTTTTACACTTGAAAAATGGTGGGTTGGGAGAGTTTTTTGGCCATGGCTCTCAAAGCCTGTGGGTACTCAAAAGCACTTCATGCTTTTCTGGCTTAAGTCAGGACTATGTGACTTAGGAAGTTAGAGGCTGAAAGACAATACAAGCTCAGAATCAAGTTTGAGACCAGTTTAGAAATAATGCTACAATCAATGTTAGGACTTAAATGCTTAGATTCTTCTTGGATTACCTTTCTGTTCCCCAGTCCTAGAAGTGTGGCAGGTAGTTACCCTCAAGCTGGGAGTACAGAAATAGCCTGAGCATAGTTTTCCTAGCAGGTGATAAAGCAGTGAGGTTCTCTTTGTAGAAGAGAAAGATGCTTCTATACAAAAAGATTGCACATTAAAAGCTCTAACATCTGATAGCAAGTATGATAACTCTACAGATGAAGATTTGTATTAAACAAAGGTTAGGATCAGAATGTACAAACCACTCTTCCATTTAAAGagtatatatttaaatacagcAAATGGAGTCTGTGTATTTAGAATTACAGTACTTGAGCTGGAATATTTCTGCATGCATTATTTAATTTGGCTGAAAAACAGAACAATCATgttttgaaggatttgtttGCCTTCTCAGTGTGAGATTCTCTTTGTAGATCTGGCTTCACAAATGGATCTTTTTGACTAGTTGCTATAGTGTTACAATACATACTTAACTTTTTGGTATAAAATACTTGGTATGGGAGAGCTGCCAGAGTACTACTGTTCTTCACCTGAAGTTATTTTTTCTGCAGGCCCAGCTTCTGTGACAAGTCAGGCTCCTGTTCCGTGTAAACTCTGTATCCTTTAAATCCTCTCAAAAAGTAAGAACCTCATTCTATGTGTCAAGCAGGGAAGAAGGTAGCATTTGTTACCTTGACTCCTTAACAGAGCAGTTTTAGCTGATTATGCACATGTACTTCAAGACAAAATAATATGCTTCATAATAGCCTCATAATGCTTGTACAAAGTTCTAAATACTGAAGTCTAGTGTAATACCACATTTCCTGATTATTTGAGATGTGTATGAAATTATGGGTATGCCATAAAATTGAAGGAATCATTCCAAGAACCTGGTTCAAAACCTCAGAAGTAGAAGTGACAGTAAATGAAATATGTTAATGGGATCTGCTTTTCTACAGTAACATAAATTCAGGAGAAAGAGTTCAGCATCAGTGTTAATATAGATGTTAAAACCTTAACATTTAGATTCTTCTTCTTGGATTGTCTTTCAACCTGATATTATCATCAGTGCAAGTGAAGGTAAGTGGTGAGCTCTTGGACTAAACAATATTCAATATCAGGATGGCTAGTTTACACTTTCAGTGCACAAAGCAGCTTAAAACTGAAGTGACTTATTAGGTACATAATGCCAAGTTGATTGCTCTTGGTAGTGATACATGAGGATTAACTATCTCTACTACAACTTTTCAAGGGTAATACTGCTCTAAAATATGGGCTTAGAAAGGCAAATAAATGATCTTgatgtgttttcatttaaagGTAGAAAAGTTGTATTGTCTAGGCTGTGCTGTACAAGACAATTCACTTTGCTTACTCCTTCAAATCAAGGTTACCTCTGGAGTCTTCAGGTGAAACTTGAACCTGTAGTTAACCTCTTGCTAGATAAAGGAAAACTAATGGATTTCCTTCTCCAAAGAAAAGAATGCAAAATGGTTATCCTGTCTGTATGCTCTCAAAGTAAGTTCAAGTGTATTTTCTGTATCTTGAAAGTACAATAATGGTTATTGAATAAATACTCATCCAAGTTAGTTTAGCTGTTCTTAGATTTGAGATCACCTCTGAAACTGCCTTGGTCCTTAGGATCTCATTTGCTTCAACTACTCTCAGTCACAATTCTGAAGGAATTTAACAGCATGAAAAATTCAACTTTCCCCCCACTTCAATTCAAATACACCTGACATGATTGAAAgtgtttcttaaaaattaaaaattaggtaGAGAATAGAGATCACCTTTTGAAAAAGGCAACATTCAGGTGCCTGGTTATTTCTCCTCAtagttatttctttttatcttttcagtGCTCAGTGAGCCAGAAAGAGGATCACTGTCTGTGATTGCAACTGTTTTTGACAAACTGAATCATGAATATAAGAAGTACTTGGAAGCTGAGCAAAGCTATACGATGGTAAGCCATGTTAACTCTAGCAGCTTACATAGACAGGACAATGCTGTTTGATTTTCAGGTGGCATCAAGGTGAAGGCATGCTCCTTCCTACTTAGGAAATTTGGGCTTACCCCAAAAGGTCCTGACTGCCTCAGGCTCATAATTAAAAGTCTACTGTGAAAAATGCATTAGGACCTCCACCTGACACTTGTGTGGGAGGTGCTGCATAGCTTATCTCCAGAGTCATGAGTTAACATACCCCAGAGCTTGAAAGCAGAGAGAAGGCAGAAGCTGAAAAAGCAACTCTGAATCAATTACTACCTTGATTTCCAAAGCACAGATTTCACTGCACACTGTATCATGGCATAAGAGGCAGTCCTGATACATCTCAGTAACTTTGTTAAAGTACCAAATTCAAATCCTAACTCAGAGTATAGTCACATACTCAAAACTCTTCTAAACCTGAGGGCCTGTGTCAGTGTAATTAGTTAGACTGATCTCCTGGCTTTGAGGTATGTATGAGCAGCTGTATTTATTTAagtttaaaaagtgtttttaaatttaatatgaAAGCCCCACTGAACAAGATGCATCTAATATAATATGACCACAGATTTGAATTTCCTTGTTAACAAGTTTATAGTTGtgtttgaaacagaaaacactgaGACTGACTCAGAACTGTACTAAACTACAGTGttctttttaaaagacttttttttctcctaggtGGTAGAAACAGGCCTGAGTAGAAGTAATCCACTCCTGAAACGCCCTGTCCGCACTCAAGCAGTTATTGACCAGTCTGATATGTACACACATGTTTTATCAGTTTTTACAGAGAAGAAGGTAAGTTAATTTTAAGGactaatgaaataaatttaaggGCTAATTTGGCAGCAGTCTCAGATCAGCTAACTTAAGCTGACAGCTTGAAATTGGCTGCAGGAAGCTTTGTCAGGATTAGGGTATTTTGATGCCTATTCTTATGGGGTTATTAACAGAAGTTCCATCTAACACTTTCTTCTTTGTCCAGGAAGCACCTCACAAATTCACTATAGCTGTTTTGATGGAATACATTCGCTCTCTCAACCAGTTCCAGATTGCAGTTCAGGTAAATCACTGATATGCTAAGTACATTGCCCCACTCCATGAAATTACATGCAGTTTTAGTTCTGTCTTGGTCACATGTATAAATTCTATACAATATTGACTTTTAGATTGTAAACGCACATATAGAGACATACCTTTGATTGTCTTCCTGCATTTACAGCACTACTTGTATGAGCTGGTCATTAAAACCCTTGTTCAACACAACTTGTTCTACATGCTCCATCAGTTTCTGCAGTACCATGTGCTCAGTGATTCAAAGCCCTTGGTATGTAAGACAAGTAGCTCCAACATGCTAGTGAGGGAGGTGGGAAGCCTTCAGAATTTTAAGGTTATTTCTACTTTTGCCCTAGGCTTGTCTCTTACTGTCCCTGGAAAGCATTTACCCTCCTGCACATCAGCTCTCACTGGACATGTTAAAAGTAAGCATTTCTGGCTCTTGTAAGTCCATGTCCCATGTGGGTTAGACTGGTTCCCTGACCTTGAAGTCATTAACTAGCATCAATCATTTGCATGCATTAGAAGCATTGTCTTACAACTGTGATTGACTTCACAGAGACTTTCCACAGCAAATGATGAAATAGTGGAAGTTCTGTTGTCCAAACATCAAGTTTTGGCTGCCTTGAGATTCATCAGGGGTATTGGAGGACATGACAGCATTTCAGCCCGCAAATTCCTTGATGCAGCGAAACAAGCAGAGGATGAGATGCTTTTCTACACCATATTCCGATTCTTTGAACAAAGAAACCAGCGGTTACGAGGAAACCCCAGCTTCACACCAGGTAAGCAATAAGCAGTTTGACTAAGATACTCACTTGTGCAAACACAGCTGAGACTTGTTTCACTTCCAATCCGGTTGAGTCTGTATTAGATGGTAAAACTCTTGGCACATATTAGCTTGTATTTTATACTCACCTTTAAGCACACTTCTAAATTAATTTGTCCACTGCACTCAGGAGTAAAGAGGCTGAGCTAAACATAAACTTGCAGGTGAACCTGTTTGACTTGCAGTTGCTCTCGCTGCTTAGCTTAGCAGAGCCATTATCTCAAATTAGTGCTTTCTCTTGAAGTCAGCAACCAGATTGGGAAACCTTTGAGTTCAGTTGTCTATTTCCAGTAGTTATAAAAATTCAAGCCTTGTTTTATGCTCCAGTTCTTCCTttaaaagccaaaccaaacagCTTGCACCAGCAATATGTTTGTAATCACCAGACTTTCTGTAGGTACAGAATCCTACCCCATGCTCTTGTATTTTGACAGTAAAGTTAAAATCCAGTTCACATGGCTGTGAATCTTGCTGGTTAGATACATGAACTAGATCAAACATCTGCTTCACCTTGAGAATACCAGTCACAGGACTGGAAATACTTCAGTATTCCAATGCTTTCTGTTTGTTCAACTCTGGTACTCAAAGGcattaaagataaaaattagTACAAATAAATGAAAGTAAGTGAAACTACACAATCTTGTGTTACACAGTCTTGGTTTCTGAGTTGGAAAGTGAACATGAACTTTCATTTTGTCTCCCTTAGGTGAGCACTGTGAAGAACATGTCACCTTCTTCAAACAAGTTTTTGGAGAACAAGCTCTCATGAAACCCACAACATTCTGAAAGACTCTTCCACTGAAATGTATAAACTTAATTTATTGCATTTAAGTAGATTTTTGAACTACAAAATTGCTATTTTATAATAAAGTATATACAAGACATTTTGGCAAATAGTACTAAAAATATTACAACTTGTGATGGCTTCCCCCTAAAAATAGAGACAAAAATTGCATTGACCTGCATTTAAAATAAGTGTCAGTGGTTGAGCAGTCCATTCTCATACACATCACCTCAATTTGACAAAATGGTATTCAACTCTCACTACAGCTGGTTTAGGTAGCTGGAGGAAAAAGATGCAACCTCTTGAAAACAGAAGTGTTTTAGTAGTCTTATTAACACATCTAGTTTTAGTAATACTGTTACTTGAGCCACACTTAGCATTTCCTGAGTTTAAAGCTATGTCCAAAGCTGCAGCTGGTATCTTCTAGTTGAATCTGTGCAGGAGTCAAGTCTGTGGTGGTTACAGTGTGATAGTCATAGAACATTGCTGCGTTTCACTTCTTAGGAGTTGGGCCTAAGCCGCAGTTCAAGCAGTCCACTGAACACTGTTAAAAACTAGAAGTAGAGGAGTCTCTCCCGTTCTGTACCTCTGGTCCTCTCTTGTGCAGCACGAGTTTTAGCTTTATTTACTGATGGGCCTGAATGAGAGAAGAGAGTTATCCAAAGGCTCCACACTGCAGCTGATCAGTCAGCAGTAAGCATGCATGATCTTACTGTTTAGGGCCAGCTGAACATTCAGaagtgtgctgctgctcagctgttAATAACTGTCAGCCACAACAAAGGCACTGGTAGATGAATCCCCGTCAGTCTTAAGTAAGGCTCAGTTTAAGTCTGCCTTTAAGGACTACACTATACACGTGCATTTTCAAATTCAAGAGGACAATGCCTGGACCATCCTTGCTGCAAGGCAAGGTCGTTTCTCCAAATGCAGGAACAGTGACCCGCAGGAGGTTTGCTGCTTCCACCCACCATCCTGTCCCCAGGTTGAACCATGCTAATCATGCTGCTCTTGGGGATCACAGGGGCCCAGCTACCACCTTCACAAAGCCCAGCAAAGTGCAACCCCATGGGCCAGGCTGCACTTGCTTCAGTTCAGCAAGCCCACAACATTGAGCTTGCAGTGCCACCAGTCAACCTTTGTTTTCCAAAGGACAGGCCACTTTGATGAGAGAAGCAGATTCAAGTGCTGCTTTTCATCTCTGCAAGACTTTCCACATCATGGAAAGTCCAGAGTCAGCTATTTTTGTTTGAAGTGTGGTATAGAGCAAACTGTCACATCTTACCTATGTAACTAAGCAGAACTGGAAGAAATATCAGTCCATGTGTTGCTCCCAGCACAACCATAGCTAGATACATCCTGAAGTAGAATATCTTGAAGATTTGAGATTTGGAAAAAGCCAATACTACAATTCCTCCAAATTTGGTCAGTGTGATACCACTGAAAACCTGGCAATAAAGAAAGTGTTTAAGTGATAAGCAGGGGTTTAGGTAATCCATTTCCTTCAAGTATTTAGCATTTGGTAACATTTCTGTGTAATCTAAGGCTCCTATATCCTATATCTCCTGCACTGCCAGTCTAGAACCAAATCAAGATGCACTAAGGAAAAGAGATCATCTTTTTGGTCCCACAGGACAGGCTCAGTATGATTAAAAATCCACTCTGATCTATGTAGCCACCTAATTAATTTTTGCTTCAGGCAGATACAAGTGAAAACTCTTACTTAAATTAACTCCCATTCCAGTGAAGCTCTGTACCTGGTGTGGTACACACATCACAAGAACTGTCCATTCCAACCCCATACAGGTCACTTAGTCTAGGACAAGTGACATGACAGCACTGCCTAGCACTGAGTTCTGCTTGTTCTCTACAAGCTCCAACTGCATCCC
It encodes the following:
- the RMC1 gene encoding regulator of MON1-CCZ1 complex; this encodes MAAAASREPPVPAEDEAPAAAGAAAAAAAGGGGGGGGGGGESEGRAKGGAEGGGCYLALCARPVHFEKANAVNCVFFDEANKQVFAVRSGGATGVVVKGLEDRNPISFRMEDKGEVKCIKFSLGNKILAVQRTLKSVDFLNFIPDSPQLEYTQECKTKNANILGFCWTSSTEIVFITDQGIEFYQVLPEKRSLKLLKNQSINVNWYMYCPESSVILLSTTVLGNVLQPFYFKSGTMSKLSKFEIELPAAPKSSKLSLSERDIAMATIYGQLYVLYLRHHSRTSNSTGAEVVLYHLPREGSCKKTHILKLNRTGKFALNVVDNLVVVHHQDTETSVIFDIKLKGEFDGSTTIHQFVLPPRSIQPYQIPAAGPASVTSQAPVPCKLYSSSWIVFQPDIIISASEGYLWSLQVKLEPVVNLLLDKGKLMDFLLQRKECKMVILSVCSQMLSEPERGSLSVIATVFDKLNHEYKKYLEAEQSYTMVVETGLSRSNPLLKRPVRTQAVIDQSDMYTHVLSVFTEKKEAPHKFTIAVLMEYIRSLNQFQIAVQHYLYELVIKTLVQHNLFYMLHQFLQYHVLSDSKPLACLLLSLESIYPPAHQLSLDMLKRLSTANDEIVEVLLSKHQVLAALRFIRGIGGHDSISARKFLDAAKQAEDEMLFYTIFRFFEQRNQRLRGNPSFTPGEHCEEHVTFFKQVFGEQALMKPTTF